In the Oncorhynchus nerka isolate Pitt River linkage group LG2, Oner_Uvic_2.0, whole genome shotgun sequence genome, one interval contains:
- the LOC115135552 gene encoding zinc finger protein with KRAB and SCAN domains 8-like, which produces MTKLQFLNVFLTERLMLAAQEIYKSVEDTILEYQEEIALRERENDHLRRRLRDAGIEIWPDRQSMALLEEEDGEHPRREWSPSMGHEERVPILIKEKRELRSSQGDEQLRGHGSCSTPESIFTPPRVTNEYPQDPPHSSNLPQNPSVENRERDPGPRSSSRHVKSEVSHRGSSSSSSNSVPQPLATVNPNCSNENNIDIIGVENGGQMLVSGSKGRAGGSRGQASHLGDQGSNAATECGKSPLQVHVSSFCCKVCGEAFSHVGHLHVHVQVHTREKPYRCGVCGKCCSSSGRLQEHARSHTGEKPFRCQICGKGFTQMAHLKVHMRIHTGEKPYSCPVCGKCFSRSDKIKRHLQTHSREGTYFSGQ; this is translated from the exons ATGACAAAACTGCAGTTTTTAAACGTATTTTTGACCGAGCGGCTTATGCTCGCTGCCCAGGAGATCTACAAATCTGTCGAAGACACGATTTTGGAATACCAAGAGGAGATTGCgctcagggagagggagaacgaccatctgagacgCAGACTCCGAGACGCTGGGATTGAAATATGGCCAG ACCGTCAGTCTATGGCACTattggaagaggaggatggcgaGCATCCTCGCCGGGAGTGGAGCCCCAGCATGGGCCATGAGGAGCGAGTCCCCATCCTGATCAAGGAGAAACGGGAGCTCAGGTCCAGCCAGGGGGACGAGCAACTACGGGGCCACGGCTCCTGCAGCACCCCAGAGTCCATCTTCACTCCTCCCCGCGTCACCAACGAATACCCCCAGGACCCTCCCCACTCCTCTAACCTGCCCCAGAACCCGTCGGTGGAGAACAGAGAGCGGGACCCTGGTCCCAGAAGCTCATCCAGACACGTCAAGTCAGAAGTGTCCCACAGAGGCTCCTCATCATCTTCGTCCAACAGCGTCCCGCAGCCCCTCGCCACAGTCAACCCCAACTGCTCCAATGAGAACAACATTGACATCATTGGAGTGGAGAACGGAGGACAGATGTTGGTGTCTGGGTCTAAAGGACGAGCTGGTGGGAGCAGAGGTCAGGCCTCCCATTTAGGTGACCAGGGCAGTAACGCGGCCACAGAGTGTGGAAAATCCCCCCTCCAGGTGCACGTGTCATCGTTCTGCTGCAAGGTGTGTGGGGAGGCATTCAGCCACGTTGGACACCTGCATGTCCATGTCCAGGTGCACACCCGGGAGAAGCCGTACCGCTGCGGGGTGTGTGGGAAGTGTTGCAGCTCCTCCGGCAGGCTCCAGGAGCACGCCAGGagtcacactggagagaagccgtTCCGCTGCCAGATCTGTGGGAAGGGATTCACCCAGATGGCCCATTTGAAGGTCCACATGCGGATCCACACGGGAGAGAAACCATACAGCTGCCCAGTGTGTGGAAAGTGCTTCAGCCGCTCCGACAAAATCAAACGTCATCTCCAGACCCACAGCCGTGAGGGCACTTACTTCTCAGGGCAGTAA